The Geomonas ferrireducens DNA segment GCGGTCTTCCTGGTCAAGGAAAAGATCGTCGCCATGGCCAAGAACGGCAAGCCGTACCTCACCCTGAGGCTGATGGACAAGACGGGGGAGGTGGATGCCAAGATCTGGGACAACGCGGACCAGGTCGGCTCTTTGTTCGACAGAAACGACTTCCTCGCCGTGAAGGGGAAGGCGAGCGTCTACCTCGGCAAGATGCAGCTCATCGTCTCCGAGCTGAAGCGGGTTCCCGAGGAAACCGTGGTGCTCGCCGATTTTCTTCCCGAGACCGACAGCGACATAAAGGGCATGGAGGCCGAACTGCACGCCCTGATCGCCAGCATGGCCGACCAGGACCTCGCCAGGCTGCTCCGCTCCTTCTTCGAGGACCCGGAGCTCATGGCGCAGTACCGCACGGCACCTGCGGCGAAGGGGATGCACCACGTCTACCTGGGGGGACTCCTGGAGCACTCGCTTTCCGTGGCGCGGCTCGTGGACGCCATGGTGCCGCTCTACCAGGGGCTCAACCGCGACCTCCTCGTCGCCGGCGCGCTGCTGCACGACATCGGCAAGGTGCGCGAGATGACCTATCTGCGCTGCTTCGACTACTCCGATGAAGGGAAGCTGCTCGGTCACATCACCATCGGCGTCGAGATGCTGCATGAGCGGATCGCGAAGCTCCCGGATTTTCCGGCCGAGCTCGCCATGCTCCTTAAACACATGATCCTGTCGCACCACGGTCAGTACGAGTACGGCTCGCCCAAGCGTCCTAAGACCCTGGAAGCGACCATCCTCAACTACTTGGACGACCTCGACTCGAAGATCAACGGTATCCGGACCCACATAAGAAAAGAGCCGGACAACCCGTCCCGCTGGACCGCTTATCACCGCCTCTACGACCGCTACTTCTTCAAGGAGAAGCCGGCCGTTGCCGAGGGGGAAGCGGGAGCGTGCCTCGAGCCCTCCGAACTGCTTGCGGAGACGGTAACCGCGCCGGAGCCGCCTAGCCCGGCCGACCGGCCTGAAACGGCTACGCAGCAACGCCAGGACCAACGCCAGGACCAACGCCAGGACCAACGCCAGGACCAACGCCAGGACCAACGCCAGGACCAGCGCGAGCGGAAAAGCTTCAGCAACAACCCGTTCGCCATCCTTAAGAAGTGACGGGAGGAATAGCCATGCTATTTGAAACCATAGTCGTCGGACCGCTCGGGGTGAACTGCTTCATCCTGGGGGACAAGCAGAGTAAGGAAGGGATGGTGGTGGATCCGGGCGCGGACTGCGACATCATCCTCGCCACGGTGGCCCAGTTCGGCATCAACGTGAAGTACATCGTCAACACCCATGGCCACTTCGACCACATGGGGTGCAACCGCAGGCTCAAGGAGAAGACCGGAGCGCCGCTTCTGGCGCACAAGGAGGACCTCAACTTCCTGGTGCACGCGTCACGCTCCGCCACGAAGTACGGGCTCACCGTGGAGGACTCGCCGGAGCCGGACCTTTTCCTCACCGACGGGATGCAGCTTCAGCTCGGTGCGCGCGTCATCGAGGTGCTGCACACCCCCGGGCACACCCAGGGCGGCTGCTGCCTCTATCTCGCCAACGAAAAGCTGGTGCTCACCGGCGACACCCTCTTTGCCGACTCGGTCGGGCGCACCGACCTCCCGGGAGGAAACCACGACCAGCTCATCACCTCGATCCGCACCAAGCTGATGGCGCTCCCGGACGATACCATCGTCTGGCCCGGGCACGGCCCCTCCAGCACCATCGGGCAGGAGCGCCGCTTCAACCCGTACCTCAACGACTAGGGGGACGCCATGCTCAAGGGGAAAGAGATCGTTCTCGGGGTGACCGGCGGTATCGCTGTCTACAAGGCTGTGGAGCTGCTGCGTCTTTTGGTCAAGGCGGGAGCCCATGTCCACGTGGTGATGACCAAAGCGGCCACCGAGTTCGTGACGCCGCTCACCTTCCAGACGCTCTCCGGGAACCCGGTGCATCTGGAGCTCTTCAACCTGATCTCCGAGGAGAAAATCGGCCACATCGCGCTCGCCGATCGCGCTGACCTTTTCATCATCGCCCCGGCCACGGCCAACTGCATCGGGAAGATCTCTCACGGCATCGCGGATGACCTCCTCACCACCACGGTGATGGCGACGAGGGCACCGGTTTTGATCGCGCCGGCGATGAACGTGAACATGTACCGCAACGCGATTTACCAGGAGAACGAGGCGCGCCTGA contains these protein-coding regions:
- a CDS encoding 3'-5' exoribonuclease YhaM family protein, which encodes MKKTVAEIKDRDIVEAVFLVKEKIVAMAKNGKPYLTLRLMDKTGEVDAKIWDNADQVGSLFDRNDFLAVKGKASVYLGKMQLIVSELKRVPEETVVLADFLPETDSDIKGMEAELHALIASMADQDLARLLRSFFEDPELMAQYRTAPAAKGMHHVYLGGLLEHSLSVARLVDAMVPLYQGLNRDLLVAGALLHDIGKVREMTYLRCFDYSDEGKLLGHITIGVEMLHERIAKLPDFPAELAMLLKHMILSHHGQYEYGSPKRPKTLEATILNYLDDLDSKINGIRTHIRKEPDNPSRWTAYHRLYDRYFFKEKPAVAEGEAGACLEPSELLAETVTAPEPPSPADRPETATQQRQDQRQDQRQDQRQDQRQDQRQDQRERKSFSNNPFAILKK
- a CDS encoding MBL fold metallo-hydrolase, which translates into the protein MLFETIVVGPLGVNCFILGDKQSKEGMVVDPGADCDIILATVAQFGINVKYIVNTHGHFDHMGCNRRLKEKTGAPLLAHKEDLNFLVHASRSATKYGLTVEDSPEPDLFLTDGMQLQLGARVIEVLHTPGHTQGGCCLYLANEKLVLTGDTLFADSVGRTDLPGGNHDQLITSIRTKLMALPDDTIVWPGHGPSSTIGQERRFNPYLND